A single genomic interval of Daucus carota subsp. sativus chromosome 1, DH1 v3.0, whole genome shotgun sequence harbors:
- the LOC108200285 gene encoding putative HVA22-like protein g → MLGTLLSGVLLSAFGYLYPAYECFKAVEKNPPNKEQLIFWCRYWILVALLTVCERFVDVFVSWLPLYDEAKLVFIIYLWHPKTRGAEYIYENILRPVLMKHEKEIDRKLMEVWVRGKDFAVQNMQTVIYYGQIKFFEIMRFLSTQAAATQAAASQAAPAAAAAEREKAK, encoded by the exons ATGTTGGGAACATTACTTTCAGGAGTCCTTTT GTCGGCTTTTGGGTATCTTTACCCAGCATACGAATGCTTCAAGGCAGTGGAGAAAAATCCCCCAAATAAGGAGCAACTTATCTTTTGGTGCCGCTACTG GATTTTGGTTGCACTGCTAACAGTTTGTGAGAGATTCGTGGATGTGTTTGTATCATG GTTACCCTTGTATGATGAAGCTAAGCTAGTGTTTATTATATACCTATGGCATCCCAAAACACGA GGGGCGGAATATATATACGAAAATATACTTCGACCAGTTTTAATGAAACACGAGAAGGAAATCGACAGAAAATTGATGGAAGTATGGGTACGGGGTAAAGATTTTGCTGTCCAAAACATGCAGACTGTCATTTATTATGGCCAGATCAAATTTTTTGAGATTATGCGGTTTCTTTCAACTCAGGCCGCGGCAACTCAGGCTGCAGCAAGCCAGGCTGCACCTGCAGCTGCAGCAGCAGAAAgagaaaaagcaaagtag
- the LOC108204740 gene encoding uncharacterized protein LOC108204740 yields the protein MGSVGVQAFVDEENLSNGTRIQPVSSTPKSEHWKENGEKRQTSFTLGERLGLDELFTLNLWRASVGELLGSAVLVFAIDTIVISSIHTETKTPNLLLSFLIGITVTILLLAVHPVSGGHINPVISFSATLVGLISMSRAVVYILAQCAGGVLGALALKAVVSSQIQNAFSLGGCTLTVIAPGPNGPLTVGLETEQAFWLEFICTFIFLFASIWMAYDHRQRNELGLVLVFTIIGLVLGLLVFISTTVTGQKGYAGAGINPARCIGPALVRGGHLWDGHWVFWAGPAAACVAFYIYIKIIPSQHFHIVGYEKHDFFNVLRALGGSNGGH from the exons ATGGGTTCAGTTGGTGTGCAGGCTTTTGTGGATGAAGAAAATCTCTCCAATGGAACAAGGATCCAACCTGTTTCATCTACTCCAAA GTCAGAGCATTGGAAAGAGAATGGAGAGAAGAGGCAAACATCATTTACTTTGGGAGAGAGGCTGGGATTGGATGAGCTTTTTACCTTAAAT CTCTGGCGAGCATCCGTCGGGGAGCTTCTTGGATCAGCGGTTCTTGTCTTTGCAATAGACACCATAGTCATTTCATCCATCCACACGGAAACAAAAACACCAAACTTGTTACTGTCATTTCTCATCGGAATTACGGTCACAATTTTACTTCTAGCTGTCCACCCTGTCTCCGGAGGCCACATAAATCCTGTAATATCCTTTTCTGCAACTCTCGTTGGCCTGATCTCAATGTCGCGTGCTGTTGTCTACATTTTAGCACAATGTGCTGGTGGTGTACTAGGTGCACTAGCCCTCAAAGCTGTGGTCAGCAGCCAAATTCAGAATGCTTTCTCACTTGGTGGCTGCACACTCACTGTAATTGCACCAGGCCCTAATGGCCCTCTTACAGTAGGCCTCGAAACAGAACAGGCCTTCTGGCTTGAGTTTatttgtaccttcattttcctGTTTGCCTCAATCTGGATGGCTTATGATCACCGTCAAAGAAATGAACTAGGCCTTGTTTTGGTTTTCACCATCATTGGACTTGTGCTAGGTCTTCTGGTTTTCATTTCCACAACTGTAACCGGGCAAAAGGGCTATGCAGGTGCCGGGATCAATCCAGCTAGGTGCATAGGTCCGGCCCTTGTCAGAGGAGGCCATCTCTGGGATGGTCATTGGGTCTTTTGGGCCGGACCTGCAGCTGCATGTGTAGCTTTCTATATCTACATTAAGATCATTCCAAGCCAACATTTTCATATTGTAGGGTATGAGAAACATGACTTCTTCAATGTTTTGAGGGCTCTGGGAGGTTCAAATGGTGGGCACTGA
- the LOC108211291 gene encoding auxin-responsive protein SAUR21-like, whose product MGIGGMPSVILGAKKIWKLHSLLAKNDSNVPKGYFAVYVGEIQRKRFIVPVSYLKHPSFQNLLRYAEEEFGFDHPMGGLTIPCKEDVFINLTAKLNLQRYKL is encoded by the coding sequence ATGGGAATCGGCGGCATGCCTTCTGTGATTCTTGGTGCCAAGAAAATCTGGAAGCTCCACTCTCTTCTTGCTAAGAATGACTCCAATGTTCCTAAAGGCTATTTTGCAGTTTATGTTGGTGAAATTCAGAGGAAGCGGTTTATAGTTCCGGTCTCCTACCTAAAGCATCCTTCATTTCAGAACTTGCTGCGTTATGCAGAGGAAGAGTTTGGCTTTGATCATCCAATGGGAGGTTTAACTATTCCATGCAAAGAAGATGTTTTCATTAATCTTACTGCTAAGTTAAATTTACAACGGTATAAGTTGTAG